In Drechmeria coniospora strain ARSEF 6962 chromosome 03, whole genome shotgun sequence, the DNA window CAAGATGCCCATCAACGAGCCGGCCGCGGGCAAGAAGAAGTCGCAGATCGAGGAGTACGTCATTTtcaacgccggcgccggcgtccagCACATCGCCCTGCTCACCCACAACATCATCGAGGCCGTCACCGCCTTGCGGGCGCGCGGCGTCGAGTTCATCAACGTCCCGACCACCTACTACGACACCATGCGCCAGCGGCTCAAGACGGAGAAGCGCAACTGGGAGCTGCAGGAGGATCTCGACACCATCGAGCGCCTCAACATCCTCATCGActacgacgaggccggctaCCTGCTCCAGCTCTTCACCAAACCCCTCATGGACCGCCCCACCGTCTTCGTCGAGATCATTCAGCGCAACGACTTTGAAGGtttcggcgccggcaactTCAAGAGCCTgttcgaggccatcgagcgcgagcaggccgagagGGGGAACCTGTAGATGGAATGTAGGTCATCGTCATTGTgccatgtccatgtacataTACCCagcggtcgacgaggatgacgactgAGTCGGCGGATCATGTTAGCAGCATCAGTGAAGGAACTGAACAGCTGCTTGTGCGCAACCCGCATTATCGGGCGCGTGCCGTGGGAGCgggattttttttttcgtcTTGTCATTTTCATAGCATTGAACGAGCCCACGATGAATTGTCTTTTACCACACCGAGATGCCCTATATATGGTCGCATGTCCCACATGGTCGCacgtccccgtcgtcgtcgccgtgtcGTCGTCTGTTTGTTGTTCGGTCAGCGGCTGCAGCTGCTGGAGCATCATTGCTACCTGGTCATCCTACAAGGCCTCAAATAATACAAGGCCTTGAATTTGTAGAATGTGCCGTGAGCGTCGCATTGTGCGCCAAGCGCGGCGCTTGCCTGTCGCCGTGGCAGCGATGACCCCTATCCGACCTCCACTCCCTTTCGCTCTGGACAGAAGTGCTTGTCGATGAATAAAGGGCCTGACCTGGGTTCCGCTGATGTTGATCATtgtccgtccgtcctcgTAGGTCCTACAGGTCAACATCCATTGCGCCATTCGCCTGCCCGCCCTCCCCATTCTCCTGCGGCGCGTGGTTCTGCACTTTGCTCTGGCAGCCTGGACAGTTGTGTATCACCTCGTGCGCAAAGACGTCGCAGTCGATGCAGAAGTGGTTGCCGCACACCTCGCAGGCGTATCTACCGCTCTCACTGACGCCCTTGGCGCTCGCCTTGGCTCCCTCCCGCCTTTCCTCCTCCCGCCTTTCCTCCTCCCCGTGAGCCTTGTTCTTCGGCGGCTGGGGAAAGGGGCACTGGCAGGAGAGGCAGACGGTAGACCGCGTGGCGTCCACCCAGGGGACCTCGACCCAGTTGCGTAGCGGGAAGAGGTGGTGGTACGAGCGCGCAAGATGGGTCGACAAGATCAGCGTCAGACCGCAAGCGGGACACTCGGCAGGCAGTCGGCAGACTCTCGTCGAACATCTCGTGCATGCGTACCCTTCCTGGGACGGCTTGTTGTGGCAGGCGCAGTAGCTCGTGCTCCCTCCCGGCGCGAGCGTCCGCGAGGGGAAGCCCATCATGAGCAGGCTCGCCGTGCTTTGATCCTTGGTCCTCACCACCGGCGGTGTCGTGGCGGCAAGAAATAGATCCTTGAAGTGGACCTCGTCCATGGCGATGTTGTACTGCGATTCGCTTCCGGCGTTCGTCTTGGAGCACATCTCGGCGCAGATGGCCACCTGGGCCgacaggccgacgacggataCCCGTATCCTGTCCGAGATGAGCTTGGCAATCGTCTCGTGCACGTCGCCGGGGTCGCTCGAGAGCAAGGCTCCGTAGATGATGAGCACTTCTCTCGTACCGTGCGAGGGTGCATGACTAGGCCAGAGTCAACAAAGTCCAAACAACACGAAGCTCTCATTCTCGCTCTccctctcgctctcgctctccaTAGCAGGCTTGCCAACGGACCGGACGGCACACGCACACGGGAGGGGTGACAACTCACAACAGCGCGCCGCGACACATCTCCAGCGCATTCTGCAAGCTCGGGTTTCCTTGCGGATCTTGACTTTCGAGCGCCTTCAGCTTTTCCAGATGCTCGGCCGGGTTGCCTCCCAAGTCGACTATCCTCACGGCGACGCCATCCCGCATGCCGACAATTCCCAGCTGAGAAATGGGGTTCTGCTCAAAGTAATCCCTGACAAACGCGGCGGCGTAGCTCAGCATCAGACGGtacctcgtcggcagcaggTCCTTTTCCGTCATGGCAAACGACATGTCGAGCACGAGAATCAGGCGCCGTATGATGCCGCGCTGAAGGGGCGTCGTGTCGCGTAGCAGCCGCCTACGTTTCTCTGCCTCGAGCGCCGTGAGGTTGAGGACGCCATCCTGATCTTCCTCCGGCAGGTTCGTCTCCCACGAACGCTTCGACTTCTCCCACGCCTgcgcgccgccgcgaccTCCTTTCCTCCGTGAACGAGATGGTCTGCTGCGTGAtgcgcgccggccgccgccatttccgccgccgccgccgccgccatcgtcgctgAAGCTGTGATCGTGcatgtcgtcgtccgacATGCCGTCAGCGACGAACTCGCCATCcgagtcggccatggcggcgacccGACGCTCGCTGGGGCAAACTCAATTTCTCCAGCAGCAAATCGTTCCAGAGTACCGAGACGTGGGCGGTGCGGAACGATGCGGAGCAGAATGCAGAATGCAGAGGCTACCTGTCATCGGGGGCGATGGAAGGTCGAGGTGTCACAAGGCTGCGACCATGTTCGGTGCCTGCAGCCTTGTGCCTGTTCCCCACCGTGGTTTGGACGCCTGCGTTTCAAGCCAATGGCAAACGAATGGTCCCAACCCAACAGCAGCAAGCAAGGGGAGCTTCGGTACGTCATGACTCATCATCCCCAGCGCCCATCCGTAAAATCGCTTGCCTGACCCTGCGCGCgttccagcagcagcagtgaTGCTGGCACGCACTGGTTTCGGATAGCAGACTGTTCCATTGGCATTAATAGTTGCTAGATTGGGTATACTACTACAAAGCCGCAGCTAAATAACAACAGCAGcagtggacgacgacgccgttcaTTATTTATCCACGTCATCCATGCATCCCACGTCGGCTCCCAAAATAATTCATCCAGCTTTGACATGAGCTTTAATATAacaggtcggcgtcgaggagcccAGCCCCGCGCCGTCTATGCAAGCGCTCCTGCCCATCAGTTGATACCCAAAACACTTTGGCGAGACGGATGCGTGCGAGTGCGCCCCGTCATAGTCGAAATACTTCCGTCGAAGCGTGCATGCGCTTCGTCGGTGCCTTGCAACAGTGTCGAATGGCCATGGTCGATGATGGGATGAGAACAAGGGAAGGAAACAATGATTGGTCGGGGTGTAAGCTTGAAACGCTAAAGGATGGATCTCGAAGCAGCTTGCGCCGCCACCACGGAGGATATCATGGGTACGTCGCCGTGCTCTGTATGGGCCAGTCATCCTCGGTGATGCTCGACCAAAAGATCCAGACCATGACGACGGAAAGGAGGGTGAAGAAGGTCTCGAAGAGAGCGCCGTCAATCttgccgccggtgccgctgcatatgtacttgctgaTGGCGTAGTTGAAGATTTGGCCGAGGGCGAAcaggagggcggcggccgtcaggTAGATCATCGGCCgcacctcgccgaggacgacgaggacgaggatggtcTCGAGGACGAaaaaggcgacgaggaagatgaGGGGTATCAGCTGATACAGGACGTAGAGGGCGATGTTTCGGTTCGGTGGCCGGTAGCTGCTGTCCCAATAGTTTGTCCAGGAAAAGCCCGTGTCGAGGGCGATGTAGCCGGTGCCGATGaacaaggcggcggcggagacgatGAGGACGCCCATGGACAAGGGCGTGCCGTCATCGATGAGCTGATAGCCGACAAGCGCATTGAGCATCAAGATCCACGTGCCGGCGATGATCATGCCAATGTGAATGGCGGAGAAGACCTGCCCTGCGGTTAGCGACGCAAGCACCGGAGAATGGCCGGGCCGAGAGGGGTATGCGCACTATTCGGACCGATTCGTTGAGAGGGAAAAGGCCGACGGAGAAGATTTCGCATATGCTGATGATGATGTAGACGAAGAGAAACAATTGCATCTCTCTGGCTTCGTGTGTCAGCCTGTGCCGCCTGTCGGGCTTGACGTCGAGCGAAAACATACCGTCGGCCGACCGCCGCCCGCTTCTTCTCCGACTTTAGCAACAGAAAACCAGtcgtggcgatggcgactGCACAGAGGAGAATCGATCCCAGGTTTCCCAAGTAGCGACCGCCAGACAGCGGGATCCCCGTCAATCTACAGCCTCCCCATGGCCCGTCCTGGTTGTGACTCGTGGAGAGAAGCTAGCGGTAGAGAGGGTCGGTTAGTTGGGCCGGTCGCGTGCGGGCATCTGCCACCTCTCGCCGTACGTACATTGCAGACCGGCAAGGTCGAGTCTCTGCAAAAGTCCTGGCAAGCAAGGACGGATTAGCATTCTCGTCGTAGTACCGAGGCCGTGTCCGATACGGCGTCTCCGCGGATGGCAAAGCAAGCGTACGTAGAAATTGCCAAAGGCTGTTGACCCCATCGTGGCTTCGGCGTCTGTCCTCGTAGCCTCTCAGGCAGACGATTGCATCTAAAAGGAGGTCGAAGCACAATTGGGGAGACGGTTGGTCCACAAAGGCGTGGGGCGAGGGCCGATGGTCGAGATGGAGGTGGCCGGTCGCGCAGTCGACGGAGCAACagacggcgagcgacgatgaACACTGTTCCCCTTTCCGCGCCGGATCAACGTCGGGTCGTCAATcagcggctcgtcgaggatttTGCGGGACGAGGATCGGTGCGGCTCGAGCGAAGCGTCTGCAAGGATGTGCAAGTGGTAGGAGGGGCCAATTCGTCGCCTCGACCGAATCCCCAGATTGACGGATGCACCCTGCGATCGATGTCGGAAGCGCCACGGAATGCTTCGTCGCAGCAGGCAaagggcgagggagggaacgggaggagacggacgagacgagacgaggtgtcgaggccggcgtggtgagcggtggtggtggtggtggtggttgcCGGTGGGCAAAAGACTTGACTGACTGACAATGGATGGAAGCACAAGTAAGATgagggcggcggctggcggTGGTGACTTGCATTGAAGCTGGGTGGCTTGGGAGCATAGCGAGTACCGGTACCGCCGAGATGCGCCAAAATAAGCGGTGCGTTCGAGTACCGGTACATCGGTCGCCAACTGCGGGCGTACGTGTACTAATGGCTGGGTGGGAGTGGTTGTGGAGGGCTCAACCGCCGCGAAGTAACTTTGGAGCGCTACGCTCACCTGTGCCCTCACACATCACACACCTCACCCTCACACATTCACCCTCGCCAATGAAAGGTGCGGCCCAGGGCGCGGGTCAACGGCCGGGCTAAGGCCCTCGGGGCTCTCAAGCCACCTGCGATAGGGGCCACGGCGGGGCGCTCCTTCCCTGTCTAGGAGACAAGGCAGCACCTCGGCCAGTGAGCAAGGCAGGCGGATACGCCAGGTGGGCTGAGGTGGGTCTTGAGCTGGTGAAAGCGAGCGGTGCAAGGTCCTCTCATTGGCTGGGCGTAGCGGGAATCATCGCACCCTTGCCTCGAACTTGTCTTCAGTAGCTGATGGTGTCACCTGCTCTTGCCTTCTCTTGCATGGCGCATTGTCTCGCCGTGCTTCTCCCGTATTTGCCTTTCCTGGAGGCAGCCTAGCAGCTGGCGCCGTTGTGTTTACCTGTGCGATACGGAGAGCtctttacggagtacggagtagggacTCCTCTTTAtgcgcacatgcacatgcatgcatgcaaggGTTCGCATCCATTTTCATTCATCGTGCAGCTCCCAGCCCAGGGCCATCATGTTCTgtattgtaagtacaagtcAGGATTCCTTGCAcaaatacaagtacgcagccctacacctgcagtactctgtgctgcaagtacgagcgcTGTACCCGTGGTTGCACATACGGTACGGATGCAGTGTATTCTATCGGTCGCAGTGCTGGCggcggagtacggagtacaacttCAGCTAACATGCCCTGTACAGAACGTCCCACCGGATgcctgcaggtacttgtaagtaggtgtactccgcaagtgtaggtgtaattaATTGTTATAAATTGTAAttaattgtacttgtaagtcggtgtaagtgtaggtgtaataaATTGTAATAAATTGTAAttaattgtacttgtaggtgtagtcgtaggtactaggtaggtaggtgcacgtggatgtacagtacttactggcacaggtacttgcaacagGTTCTTGCAACAAGGTGTACTCAAGTAGACCGTAAGAAAAGGTGCAATTCCATGTACTtaattgtactgtacggagaacttgtactgtaggtgtacagcattgtactgtaggtgaaAGTTGGTGTGCtataatacttaagtacatgtacagtactccgtacctacttacttgcaggtaagtaagtactccgtatgtcGGCGGATAATCGATCGGTGGATCCCGGCACGATGCATCTCCGTCCAAGCTCGGCGCCCAGAGCCCAAGACCAGAAACTCGCCATGTCAATCGGTGGGCGAGTGATGACTCTGATGAGACAGACGCTCCTGGAAAGGGGCGAAGACTGGTGCTCCAACCCTGAAgcaacgccggcgccgccgtccctgGATTTGCTTTGAACAGGGAGAGATATTTCGGCGGTACTGATTCCCCGTCGTCCCTCCCGCCCAACCGCCCTAATTTTGAATGGTAAGCCCATGTCCGGGGTGCAATGACATTGTTCCTCCCTGTAGGCCGAGGCAACCGAGGAATGCAATGCACAACGGCCTGCTACGAGCACGGAAAGCCGACGATCAATGGCGAGGGCAGTATGCTGTACGCTGAAAGGGACAGTGCAGATgcgagtaggtgtacggagtgcatgtagcCACATGTCCATAATGCACGTGTACGTACTTGGGGTGTTGCAAAGTGCTGCACTTGGGTGTTGCAgtagtgctgtacttgggtgaGCGGAGGAAACATCAGGCAATACTGCTGACGGCGCACCAGATCACCCTCCATGATCAGACTTGAGAATTTTTCACCATTTCAGCATTTGGTCAGTGTCGCTCGTTTGCATGTGGCAGACATGCAtccactgtacatgtgcgagcACGGGAGCATGCAATAATCTTCTACAAGGGTGCCCTGCGGAATGTTGAGCAATATTCCAGTACAGAAATATCCGTAGCAATAAAGGACAGTAATACCAAGTATTACACCTATGCGCACTGCTCCTCACAAATCAGGCGTTGAGAGCAAAGATTCAATCGAGCGAGCTTGCCCGCCCCACAGCAAACCCCGTAAACTAAATTGCACTCTCAGCcctcgaggagaagaaggcgaaCGACCCCTGTACGATGCAGATGCAATCTGGTAGCTGGACCCAGGGGGTTGCGACTGTTGCGAACCGACGACCTGGGTGGCTTTCCAATGAAAAGGACCCCGGTTTGAATTGCAAACCGCTGCTGCACACCCTCACttgagtgcatgtactgactgtactctgcacttgAGTACTGATACGTACACTTGCGTGCTCgtgtatgtactgtacttgtacatacatacagtacacctacgtactCTCCATACGAGTATTACTTCTTACtggcaggtactccgtacctagtatgtGATAATTATAAGAAGACCTGCCTCTAATGCAGGTACATACGCCTACAGCACAGAGTAAGTTTGCACCTGCATGTCCCTgcatgtaccgtacggagcacggggtaaggggcacatgtacagtgtgcCAGCACGAGTATCAGTATTTGGCaatgtgtactccgtactgtacggaacCGCACTGCAAACGCACAGGTATTGTAGGTgtcaggtacggagtactccgtagcaatagatactctgtactgtactccgtgcggagtGTGTACAGCAATACCTACGCATGTAGCatgtactactgtacatgtactggtaggtgtaagtgtacggagcacgtaagtacctagtacgcaaGTGTGCGACTCTCTTTCCTACGTACAGCACGCACTACCAAACGGCACATCGTGGGGATTTGGCAGTGTTGTAGGGTTCTTGGCTCGACGCTCATGCTATCCATTCATGCGTCGGCACAAACAGTATGGGTGCTCTGCACTCCTTGTGCACAAAACAGCATGCTCTGGGCGCTCGCCATGGCACTCTGTCGAGCTCGTGCCATGTTTTGAGCAAGTCGTCCAAGTCCCTGGATCATCGAGCTCGTGCCATGTTTTGAGCAACTCGTCCAAGTCCCTGGATCATCTCGCTCGTCTCATGGCCTCGGCTCTCTGACCACCACCCACCATGGAACGGTCCAAGGCTCCTCCCACGTGTCGGCGCATTTACTTTTTCCAACTTCCAGAAGTCGATCCCATAATTTCCATCAGTCATTGTCTACTTGGTGCTTGACACCTAGTGCTCCATTGGGTCGTCATGAATAACATGCCCATAGAGCACTCCTCACACTCTTTCGAGTGCATTCCAACCGCTGGTCGTTCACGCACAACATGTAGGCGGGCAGCACTCAGACTCCTTGAGTCACGGTCCGGGACCGGAGAATCCTTGAGAAATTGGCCTATTCGAAGGATTCGGCAACTGTGGCCGGGTCGATGTGGTTTGTCACGGATTTGTCTGTGGACAGAGCCCTTGTTCCTTCGGGATCCGTGCCAGAAGTCTCGATGGCCATGCCTGGGCCTGCAAGCCAAGGTCCGTTGCATGCTGATCGGCGTCATGAATGGAGCCGTCCTGTCGCTGGAAAGGCGCCAGATGCCCGGAGGCAACGTCGGGGGGACGTCGTAACCTGAGGGTCATGTAAGCTGGGAATTTGGGCTGGTTGAGCAGGAGTGCtggaacgacgacggaggtGCGTGCTCGGCTGGCACCAGACGCTCACACCAAGTTCATGCACGGAAATTCGTGGTTAGTGCAAGTAGATTGGTGGCTAACCTAGCTGGAAGACGGCTGCAAACTTGTAGTGTGCTGTGTATTACCGTGGCAGGTACCAGGTCAAGCAATTGCCATCCGAAAGCTACCTGTGAGGTTTCAACGTACATTCGCATAAGACTCGggagtaagtagtagtaTGGAAGCCGGTTCTGAAGGTACAGCAtaagtacccaagtacaaaGGTAGTGCACaagtaagtgctccgtaatgTCAGAGTCCTCTGCATGAATATCGGAGAGCGACGGCACATTTGCGTCCCCTGGCCCATACGCACCCAAAATACAGTACCACGACAGTGGGATGCCGCATTGGCGCcaggtactaggcacctagcagttacaggtacctacagtagttagtaggtattattaggtacctagtacccagTTATCCTAATGGTGcgacttgtacggagtaactgTAACAGCTCTTgctgtaattaattacttgcttaAATACTTACTCCTTCAGGCCTTcaggtgtacttacaacgTACTCAACATGTGCACCATACTCAACATGgacttacaactacttacacctactttaGTACTTATCTGCACTACAAACGgacgagtacagtacctagtaatacgtactccatacggagtactcagtAGTCATGGATGCAATCCTACTCCGTAAATCAGAATACTTCCGGTAGGCGAATAATATGGAAATTCATGAGAAGAACGCGGCCAAGTTCAATTCTGAATATTctgcctcgtccgagtcgcgCAACGTCACTGCTTGGGACGGAGCCGTACTGGCTTGCACCCCTCCATGCCAGGTCCCCAgcctaccaagtact includes these proteins:
- a CDS encoding TFIIH basal transcription factor complex p47 subunit; amino-acid sequence: MADSDGEFVADGMSDDDMHDHSFSDDGGGGGGGNGGGRRASRSRPSRSRRKGGRGGAQAWEKSKRSWETNLPEEDQDGVLNLTALEAEKRRRLLRDTTPLQRGIIRRLILVLDMSFAMTEKDLLPTRYRLMLSYAAAFVRDYFEQNPISQLGIVGMRDGVAVRIVDLGGNPAEHLEKLKALESQDPQGNPSLQNALEMCRGALFHAPSHGTREVLIIYGALLSSDPGDVHETIAKLISDRIRVSVVGLSAQVAICAEMCSKTNAGSESQYNIAMDEVHFKDLFLAATTPPVVRTKDQSTASLLMMGFPSRTLAPGGSTSYCACHNKPSQEGYACTRCSTRVCRLPAECPACGLTLILSTHLARSYHHLFPLRNWVEVPWVDATRSTVCLSCQCPFPQPPKNKAHGEEERREEERREGAKASAKGVSESGRYACEVCGNHFCIDCDVFAHEVIHNCPGCQSKVQNHAPQENGEGGQANGAMDVDL